In Clostridium thermosuccinogenes, the genomic stretch AATTTTAGAATAGCTCATCCTGATGTTTTTTCCCAAGCGCACGGGATGTACCATTAAATATCACCTCATAAGTAATTACTTTTTGCCTAAAAACTAAATTACATAATAAAAAAGCATATATGTAATCAAGACCTTTAATAATATGGATGACACACCTTTATCCGGTAATACAAGCAGGTGCGCCCCGTTATATCGGCCAGCGTCGAACACATGACAGCCAACAATTTTTGAATACGCTTGCCTTATATTAATAAAAGCCCTGTAGATAACATATCATAACTGTGTACTGCATAATTTGTAATATATCTACACATACTATGAATATCCAATATACAAATCATTAAAATATTATTAACATTTATTGTCTTAATTATTCCTCTGTGGTATAATCAATTCGTATTACAGGACATTACATAAAGCAAAAATTTACAAATTGGCATAATGTACCGTAATTATAATGCAGTTTATTATTCTAACATAATGTGGTCATGGTGTCAATCTTTCATCAATTAATTATTTAAATATTTTTAAATGACTAAAAGAGGCTCCGCACAGAGAAGCCTCTTTTTGGTTTAGTCAGATTGTCAATTGCTTATTATTTAATTTCTACAGTAGCTCCAACTTCCTTGAATTTAGCTTCTATAGATGCAGCTTCTTCCTTGGAAACATTTTCTTTCAGAGTCTTAGGAGCTCCGTCAACAAGATCTTTTGCTTCTTTAAGTCCAAGGCCTGTAACTTCTCTTACAACCTTTATAACCTTGATTTTATCTGCTCCAACTTCCTTCAGAATCACGTTGAATTCAGTCTTTTCTTCTGCTGCAGGAGCTGCTGCACCGCCTGCTACAGGAGCTGCTGCAACTGCAACCGGAGCTGCTGCTGATACTCCGAACTCTTCTTCCAGAGCTTTTACCAATTCTGACAATTCCAATACTGTTAATGCTTTAACATCTTCAATCAACTTTGTAACTTTTTCACTAGCCATTATTAATATACCTCCATTAAATAAATATTGATTTTTAGATTAATTAGCTTTTCTGCTGAGCAATTGCATTTAATGCAACTACCAGTCCTCTTATATTTCCATTCAAAACATTTACCAAACCAGATATAGGCGCGTTGAAACCACCCAGTACCTTTGCGATAAGAACCTCTCTTGACGGCAAATCTGCCAGAGCATTGATTCCTTTGACATCGATAATCTTTCCTTCTACGACACCAACCTTGAGCTCAAGAGCCTCAAACTTCTTAGCATACTCTGACATCACTTTGGCAGGAGCAACAGGATCTGTAGAGCTCATTGCTAACGCCGTAGGACCTTTCAGATAAGGGATCAGATCTTCAAGACCATTCTCTTTAGCAGCCAAGCTGGTAAGAGAATTTTTCACAACCCTGTATTCAACTCCGGATTTCCTCAGAGCACTTCTCATTTCCGTGTCCTGTTCAACGGTAAGGCCTCTGTAATCGGCAAAAACCATAGCTTTTGCATCCTTGAATTTTCCGGATATTTCTTTTACTATCTCCTGTTTTGCTTGAAGGGTTTTTTCACTTGGCAATATTTCCACCTCCTTCTCTTTTTATAAAGAATGAAGAGCAAAGAGTATAAAGTGCAGAATAAAGGATATCCTTCTTTCTCTATACCGGATGATCAATTCTTTATTCCCGGCACTTAAATCTTAATTCTCAATTCTTCCATATCCAGCTAACAAACAACTTTTCAAACCCAGAACATAATCAAAAACCCTCGTATGCGCATAGACATACAAGGGTTATAATCTCCGTCAATCAGATATCA encodes the following:
- the rplL gene encoding 50S ribosomal protein L7/L12, with product MASEKVTKLIEDVKALTVLELSELVKALEEEFGVSAAAPVAVAAAPVAGGAAAPAAEEKTEFNVILKEVGADKIKVIKVVREVTGLGLKEAKDLVDGAPKTLKENVSKEEAASIEAKFKEVGATVEIK
- the rplJ gene encoding 50S ribosomal protein L10, whose amino-acid sequence is MPSEKTLQAKQEIVKEISGKFKDAKAMVFADYRGLTVEQDTEMRSALRKSGVEYRVVKNSLTSLAAKENGLEDLIPYLKGPTALAMSSTDPVAPAKVMSEYAKKFEALELKVGVVEGKIIDVKGINALADLPSREVLIAKVLGGFNAPISGLVNVLNGNIRGLVVALNAIAQQKS